In a genomic window of Ipomoea triloba cultivar NCNSP0323 chromosome 3, ASM357664v1:
- the LOC116014082 gene encoding receptor-like protein 44 produces the protein MGCVWSRILLLLFLTCAAAADPSDERCLTYLSQSLEDPLRNLQNWTKPNFANPCQGFNSFLQGATCNNGRIYKLSLSNLSLRGTISPYLSNCTNLQALDLSSNSLAGPIPPELQFLVNLAVLNLSANRLAGPIPRQLTLCAYLNVIDLHDNQLSGPIPPELGLLVRLSVFDVANNKLAGPIPASLGNRAGNLARFNASSYEGNKDLFGYPLPPKKSNGLSVLTIVGIGLGSGFLSLVLSFTAVCIWLRVTEQKMAAEEGKISQLMPDY, from the coding sequence ATGGGTTGTGTCTGGAGTCGGATACTCCTGCTCCTGTTTCTGACGTGCGCCGCCGCCGCAGATCCCAGCGACGAGCGGTGCTTGACTTATCTCAGCCAGTCGCTGGAGGACCCGTTGCGCAATCTCCAGAACTGGACCAAACCCAACTTCGCTAATCCCTGTCAGGGATTCAACTCCTTTCTCCAAGGCGCCACTTGTAACAATGGCCGCATCTATAAGCTTTCTCTGTCCAATCTTTCCCTCAGGGGAACCATTTCTCCGTACCTTTCCAATTGCACGAATCTCCAGGCGTTGGACCTGTCCTCCAATTCCCTGGCGGGCCCCATCCCGCCGGAGCTTCAGTTTCTGGTCAACCTCGCCGTGCTTAACCTCTCCGCTAACCGCCTCGCCGGCCCGATCCCTAGACAGCTCACCCTCTGCGCCTACCTCAACGTCATCGATCTCCACGACAACCAGCTCTCCGGGCCCATCCCGCCCGAGCTGGGGCTCTTGGTCCGGCTATCGGTGTTCGATGTGGCGAACAACAAACTCGCCGGCCCGATACCGGCGTCATTGGGGAACCGGGCCGGGAACTTGGCCCGATTCAATGCAAGCTCGTATGAGGGAAACAAGGATCTTTTCGGGTACCCGTTGCCGCCCAAGAAGAGTAATGGGCTGTCCGTATTGACCATTGTTGGGATCGGGTTAGGAAGCGGGTTTTTGAGCTTAGTACTGAGCTTCACCGCCGTGTGTATATGGCTGAGAGTGACGGAGCAGAAAATGGCGGCTGAAGAAGGAAAAATCAGTCAGCTCATGCCTGATTATTAA